A DNA window from Ictalurus punctatus breed USDA103 chromosome 11, Coco_2.0, whole genome shotgun sequence contains the following coding sequences:
- the LOC108271650 gene encoding uncharacterized protein LOC108271650, which produces MICPENHHGRETESNKMHKDDLIQFIQRKSQECLLHVDEPNQRESYFFWNIMDLFCKHDGNATMSEVAIVLFTGYRFLKKKASKLRGVQKQEDWCLPLARLLCAAVPDDEHRKAVIDMGDNLASKGLTYAAHLCYLVAHKESGFDLIGCESFPDRLSALTEAIERTEVYEYVMGLNSQFTESDLQELKFLDASKLFESGLSAQALDYCETIAKVVTPFPDSIANTSLDLIISRSKKLHDGKGEEPEWLLNIQLLHEEEADLSDSYIDQEQRTETPPSLEVPAAEEGYSDRAQEHKAFLTEEVTSRYYIGELLGEGGGGAVYAGVRKADNTEVAVKFIIRDEYHGMMTTPDNTSLPTEVLLMQILSKPIPNPNVLVLLEWFEIPDFFVLILERPSPCMDLQQFCDTLHNGKLSEPLARDIMLQLVKAALHCYDCGVYHTDIKTANVLINTETLQIKLIDFGSGFLLKDTPCRECPGSMNYFPPEWLQHREHFPQPATVWTLGIILYELMHGDLPFQSADEITEGCLHFTPGVSGDCCELISWCLQQDPNSRPNFREIIKHRWFKAGQSYFENFPVLGGLITPLLQFLYSYIE; this is translated from the exons ATGATCTGCCCAGAGAATCATCATGGCAGAGAAACTGAAAG CAATAAGATGCACAAGGACGACTTGATCCAGTTTATCCAGAGGAAATCTCAGGAGTGTCTGCTCCATGTTGATGAACCTAACCAAAGGGAATCCTATTTCTTCTGGAACATTATGGACTTGTTCTGTAAACACGATGGA AACGCAACGATGTCAGAAGTGGCTATAGTCCTCTTCACGGGCTacagatttttaaagaaaaaggcATCTAAG CTCAGAGGTGTTCAGAAACAGGAGGACTGGTGCCTTCCTCTGGCAAGACTTTTATGCGCTGCTGTGCCAGACGATGAGCACAGGAAAGCTGTGATTGACATGGGAGACAATCTTG CCTCCAAAGGACTGACTTATGCAGCGCATCTCTGCTATTTGGTCGCACATAAGGAATCCGGCTTTGATCTGATTGGATGCGAGAG CTTTCCAGACAGATTATCAGCCTTGACTGAAGCCATCGAGCGAACAGAGGTTTACGAATACGTGATGGGCCTGAACTCACAGTTCACAGAGTCAGACCTCCAG GAGTTGAAGTTCCTTGACGCCAGCAAGCTATTCGAGTCTGGACTTTCTGCCCAAGCCCTCGATTACTGCGAGACCATTGCTAAAGTAGTCACCCCCTTCCCAGACAGCATCGCAAACACCTCGTTGGACCTAATTATAAGC CGGTCTAAGAAATTGCATGACGGGAAGGGAGAAGAACCTGAATGGTTGCTAAATATTCAGCTGCTGCACGAAGAAGAAGCAGATCTTTCAGATTCTTATATTGATCAAGAACAGCGCACTGAGACGCCACCTTCTCTTGAAGTGCCCGCTGCCGAAGAGG GTTACTCCGATAGAGCACAAGAGCACAAGGCTTTTTTAACAGAGGAGGTTACTTCACGGTACTATATAGGAGAGTTACTGGGGGAAGGAGGCGGCGGTGCTGTATATGCAGGAGTTCGCAAAGCAGATAACACCGAG GTTGCTGTTAAATTTATCATCAGAGATGAGTACCATGGAATGATGACCACT CCCGACAACACATCGCTCCCTACAGAGGTGTTATTGATGCAGATATTGTCCAAGCCGATTCCCAATCCGAATGTGCTGGTGCTGCTGGAATGGTTTGAGATACCCGATTTCTTTGTCTTGATCCTGGAGCGACCCAGTCCCTGCATGGACCTCCAACAATTCTGTGATACTCTTCACAATGGTAAACTGTCTGAACCCCTGGCTCGAGACATCATGCTACAGTTGGTTAAGGCTGCTCTTCACTGCTATGACTGTGGAGTTTATCATACTGACATCAAGACTGCGAATGTCCTCATCAACACAGAGACGCTACAAATTAAGTTGATAGATTTTGGCAGTGGCTTTTTGCTTAAGGACACCCCTTGCAGGGAATGCCCAG GCAGTATGAACTACTTCCCTCCTGAGTGGTTACAACATAGAGAGCACTTTCCTCAACCTGCTACTGTCTGGACTTTGGGCATAATCCTTTATGAGCTAATGCATGGAGACCTGCCCTTTCAGTCAGCTGATGAGATTACTGAAGGATGCCTACACTTCACTCCTGGTGTGTCTGGAG ATTGCTGCGAGCTGATATCATGGTGCCTGCAGCAAGACCCTAATTCTCGGCCAAATTTCAGGGAAATCATTAAGCACAGGTGGTTTAAGGCAGGACAGAGCTATTTCGAG AACTTTCCTGTCCTTGGGGGTCTGATAACACCGCTATTACAATTTTTGTACAGTTACATAGAATAg